Proteins encoded within one genomic window of Brenneria nigrifluens DSM 30175 = ATCC 13028:
- a CDS encoding nucleobase:cation symporter-2 family protein, whose amino-acid sequence MTDATTETPQTEIPAAPKRSELIYRLEDRPPLAQTLFAASQHLLAMFVAVITPALLICQALGLPAQDTQHIISMSLFASGLASILQIKTWGPVGSGLLSIQGTSFNFVTPLIMGGLALKNGGADVPTMMAALFGTLMVASFTEIILSRFLHLARRIITPLVSGIVVMIIGLSLIQVGLTSIGGGYAAMNNNTFGAPKNLLLAGIVLLVIILLNRQRNPYLRVASLVIAMAVGYLGAWLMDMLPGGAPTEQDTFIMVPTPLYYGLGFDWNLLIPLMLVFMVTSLETIGDITATSDVSEQPVSGPLYMKRLKGGVLANGLNSCLSAVFNTFPNSCFGQNNGVIQLTGVASRYVGFVVALMLIVLGLFPAVSGFVQHIPEPVLGGATIVMFGTIAASGVRIVSREPLNRRAIMIIALSLAVGLGVSQQPLILQFAPDWMKTLLSSGIAAGGITAIVLNLVFPHDEK is encoded by the coding sequence ATGACCGACGCCACCACGGAAACCCCGCAAACAGAGATACCCGCCGCGCCCAAGCGCAGTGAATTAATCTATCGTCTGGAAGACAGGCCGCCGCTGGCGCAAACCCTGTTTGCCGCCAGCCAGCATCTGCTGGCGATGTTTGTCGCGGTGATCACCCCCGCGCTATTGATCTGCCAGGCGCTGGGTTTACCGGCGCAAGATACGCAACATATCATCAGCATGTCGCTGTTTGCCTCCGGCCTGGCCTCTATTCTGCAAATCAAAACCTGGGGACCGGTGGGGTCGGGGCTGCTGTCCATTCAGGGCACCAGCTTTAACTTCGTCACGCCGTTGATCATGGGCGGTCTGGCGCTGAAAAACGGCGGCGCGGACGTTCCCACCATGATGGCGGCGCTGTTCGGCACCTTGATGGTCGCCTCCTTTACCGAAATCATCCTGTCGCGCTTTCTGCATCTGGCCCGCCGGATTATCACGCCGCTGGTATCGGGGATTGTGGTGATGATCATCGGCCTGTCGCTGATTCAGGTCGGCCTGACCTCCATCGGCGGCGGCTATGCGGCGATGAACAACAACACCTTCGGCGCGCCGAAAAACCTGTTGCTGGCCGGCATCGTGCTGTTGGTTATTATCCTGCTTAACCGCCAGCGCAACCCATACCTGCGCGTGGCCTCCCTGGTGATCGCCATGGCGGTCGGCTATCTCGGCGCCTGGCTGATGGATATGCTGCCGGGCGGCGCCCCGACCGAACAGGACACCTTCATCATGGTGCCGACGCCGCTCTATTACGGTCTGGGCTTTGACTGGAATCTGTTGATCCCGCTGATGCTGGTGTTTATGGTGACGTCGCTGGAAACCATCGGCGATATCACCGCGACCTCCGACGTATCGGAGCAGCCGGTCAGCGGGCCGCTGTATATGAAACGGCTGAAAGGCGGCGTGCTGGCCAACGGCCTGAACTCCTGTCTGTCCGCCGTATTCAATACCTTTCCCAACTCCTGTTTCGGGCAGAATAACGGCGTTATCCAGCTTACCGGCGTCGCCAGCCGCTACGTCGGCTTTGTGGTGGCGCTGATGCTGATTGTTCTGGGGCTGTTCCCGGCGGTCAGCGGCTTTGTGCAGCATATTCCGGAGCCGGTGCTGGGCGGCGCCACCATCGTTATGTTCGGCACCATCGCCGCCTCCGGCGTGCGCATCGTGTCGCGTGAACCGCTGAACCGGCGCGCCATCATGATTATCGCGCTCTCGCTGGCCGTGGGGCTGGGCGTTTCGCAGCAACCGCTGATTCTGCAATTTGCGCCGGACTGGATGAAAACCCTGCTCTCTTCCGGCATCGCCGCCGGCGGTATTACGGCGATTGTGCTGAATCTGGTTTTCCCCCACGACGAAAAATAA
- a CDS encoding AsmA family protein, which translates to MRFIGKLLLTLLLLALLALVILYVLLQTGWASARIGNWVNQNTDYQVSLGKIDHSWSRPARIVLQDVIFGYKNQPPTLTAKQVSTGLSARQITEPRHFASLELEGGTLNLSPTAASLPIEADVLQLRTMAIQAQDDDWHLNGQQVNGGIMPWRPEAGRLLGKQGNFQLSARSLRLNDIPASQVLVQGKINQNQLTLGNFGADVAQGQLTGNASRAEDGSWQIDNLRLSKARLQTPRTIREFWQPITALPAVAVSRFDLIDARIEGPGWAFIDLDVTLRNVTFKQDDWQSDDGELSFNATDIVNGNMHLIDPIVNLALSPDGVEIKQFTTRWEGGLLRTDGNWHRSNRRLQLDEFVVAGMEYTLPGDWRQRWQTTLPDWLAEVAVKKFTANRNLLIDINPDFPFQLTALDGYGSDLLLARNHQWGVWAGSLNLNASDATFNKVDVRRPSLALTADDRQISLTDLSAFTQNGLLEAKATIDQRPAREFSLTLSGRSVPADILTRWGWPAQAAASADNANLQLQLNGQLAVGTPLKPTLNGLLQGVGGDGQPIRQQIHQGTVTETPQ; encoded by the coding sequence ATGAGATTTATCGGGAAATTATTGTTGACCCTACTGCTGCTGGCATTGTTGGCGCTGGTAATATTATACGTATTACTGCAAACCGGCTGGGCTTCAGCGCGCATCGGCAATTGGGTAAATCAAAACACGGACTATCAGGTCTCCCTGGGGAAAATCGACCATAGCTGGTCCAGGCCCGCTCGTATTGTGCTGCAAGACGTCATCTTTGGTTATAAAAACCAGCCGCCGACGCTCACCGCCAAACAGGTTTCCACCGGGCTGAGCGCGCGTCAGATAACCGAGCCGCGCCATTTCGCCAGCCTGGAGCTGGAAGGCGGTACGCTGAATCTGTCGCCGACCGCGGCATCCCTGCCAATCGAAGCGGACGTATTGCAACTGCGCACCATGGCGATTCAGGCGCAGGACGACGACTGGCATTTAAACGGTCAACAGGTCAACGGCGGCATTATGCCCTGGCGGCCTGAAGCGGGGCGCCTGTTAGGCAAGCAGGGGAATTTCCAACTCAGCGCCCGTTCGTTGCGGCTTAATGATATCCCCGCCAGCCAGGTGCTGGTGCAGGGCAAAATCAATCAGAATCAGCTCACCCTGGGCAACTTCGGCGCGGACGTGGCGCAAGGCCAGTTAACCGGCAACGCCAGCCGGGCGGAAGACGGGAGCTGGCAAATCGACAACCTGCGTCTCAGCAAGGCGCGTTTGCAAACGCCAAGAACCATCCGGGAATTCTGGCAACCTATCACCGCTTTGCCCGCCGTCGCCGTTTCCCGTTTTGATTTGATTGATGCCCGTATCGAAGGGCCGGGATGGGCATTTATCGATCTCGACGTTACGCTGCGCAACGTCACCTTCAAACAGGACGACTGGCAAAGCGATGACGGTGAACTGTCGTTCAACGCCACCGATATCGTTAACGGCAATATGCATCTCATCGACCCTATCGTTAATCTGGCGCTCTCTCCCGACGGGGTTGAAATCAAACAGTTCACCACCCGCTGGGAAGGCGGTTTGTTGCGCACCGACGGCAACTGGCACCGCAGTAATCGCCGTTTGCAGCTGGACGAATTCGTCGTCGCGGGCATGGAGTACACCTTACCTGGCGACTGGCGTCAGCGCTGGCAAACCACGCTGCCGGACTGGCTGGCGGAAGTGGCGGTGAAAAAATTCACCGCCAACCGTAATTTGCTGATTGATATCAATCCGGATTTCCCTTTTCAGCTTACCGCGCTGGACGGATACGGCAGCGACCTGCTGCTGGCCCGCAATCATCAGTGGGGCGTGTGGGCCGGTTCGCTGAACCTGAACGCCAGCGATGCGACCTTCAATAAAGTCGATGTCCGCCGGCCGTCGCTGGCATTAACGGCCGACGACCGCCAGATCTCGCTTACCGACCTTAGCGCCTTTACGCAAAACGGTCTGCTGGAGGCCAAAGCGACGATCGATCAACGCCCTGCCAGGGAATTTTCGCTTACGCTGAGCGGGCGCTCCGTTCCGGCGGATATTTTAACCCGCTGGGGATGGCCCGCTCAGGCAGCGGCTTCGGCAGACAACGCCAATCTACAGCTACAGCTGAACGGGCAACTCGCCGTCGGTACGCCGTTGAAACCGACGCTAAACGGCTTATTGCAGGGCGTCGGCGGCGACGGGCAGCCAATCAGGCAGCAGATACATCAAGGCACCGTAACGGAAACGCCGCAGTAA
- the fabY gene encoding fatty acid biosynthesis protein FabY, with translation MYHLRVPESAEELDAYYQFRWEMLRKPLHQPLGSERDAYDALAHHQTVVDEQGRLVAIGRLSINADNEAAIRFLAVHPDVRGKGLGTLLAMTLESVARQEGVKRVVCSAREDTVGFFAKLGFMNQGEISAPQTTPIRHFLMIKPVETLDDILHRPDWCGQLQQAWYNRIPLSEKMGVRISQYTGQKFITTMPETGNQNPHHTLFAGSMFSLATLTGWGLIWLLLRERHLGGTIILADAHIRYSTPVRGRPSAIADLGSLSGDLDRLARGRKARVQLNVELYGDDKKGALFEGVYMVLPAAPKAPLEQGGSEIR, from the coding sequence ATGTATCACCTGAGAGTACCTGAAAGCGCAGAAGAACTTGATGCGTACTATCAATTCCGTTGGGAGATGCTGCGTAAACCGCTGCACCAGCCGCTGGGCTCGGAGCGTGACGCCTACGACGCACTGGCGCATCATCAGACGGTGGTGGACGAACAGGGGCGGCTGGTGGCGATCGGCCGGCTGTCCATTAATGCCGACAACGAAGCGGCCATCCGGTTTCTGGCCGTTCACCCCGACGTACGGGGAAAAGGGCTGGGAACGCTGCTGGCGATGACGCTGGAGTCGGTGGCGCGTCAGGAAGGGGTAAAGCGCGTCGTCTGTAGCGCCCGCGAGGATACGGTGGGCTTTTTCGCCAAGCTCGGTTTTATGAATCAGGGGGAAATCTCCGCGCCGCAAACCACGCCGATACGCCATTTTTTGATGATCAAGCCGGTGGAGACGCTGGATGATATTCTGCACCGCCCCGACTGGTGCGGGCAGTTGCAGCAGGCCTGGTATAATCGCATTCCGCTCAGTGAAAAAATGGGCGTGCGGATAAGCCAGTATACCGGCCAGAAATTTATCACCACCATGCCGGAAACCGGCAACCAGAACCCCCATCATACGTTATTCGCCGGCAGCATGTTTTCTCTCGCCACCCTGACCGGCTGGGGATTGATCTGGCTGCTGCTGCGTGAAAGACATTTGGGCGGAACCATTATTCTGGCCGACGCGCATATTCGTTACAGTACGCCGGTAAGGGGCAGGCCGAGCGCCATTGCCGATCTCGGCTCGTTGAGCGGGGATTTGGATCGCCTGGCGCGGGGACGGAAAGCCAGGGTGCAGTTAAATGTGGAGCTGTACGGCGACGATAAAAAAGGCGCGCTGTTCGAGGGCGTCTATATGGTATTGCCCGCCGCGCCGAAAGCGCCGCTGGAGCAGGGCGGCTCCGAAATCAGGTGA
- the dtd gene encoding D-aminoacyl-tRNA deacylase: protein MIALIQRVSSASVTVEDSVVGKIGSGLLVLLGVEQGDDEQKATRLCQRVLGYRIFSDDNGKMNLNVRQAGGSVLVVSQFTLAADTQKGMRPGFSRGAHPAEAERLYHYFVGQCRERDMHTETGRFAADMQVALVNDGPVTFWLQV from the coding sequence ATGATCGCGTTAATTCAGCGAGTTTCCAGCGCCAGCGTGACGGTGGAAGATAGCGTCGTCGGGAAGATCGGCAGCGGATTGCTGGTGTTGCTGGGGGTTGAGCAAGGGGATGATGAACAAAAAGCGACGCGGCTTTGCCAGCGGGTGCTGGGTTATCGGATATTCAGCGATGATAATGGCAAAATGAACCTCAATGTGCGCCAGGCGGGCGGCAGCGTACTGGTGGTATCGCAATTTACGCTGGCGGCGGATACGCAGAAAGGCATGCGGCCCGGTTTTTCCCGCGGCGCGCACCCCGCGGAGGCCGAACGCCTGTATCACTATTTCGTCGGGCAGTGCCGCGAACGGGATATGCACACCGAAACCGGGCGTTTTGCGGCGGATATGCAGGTTGCATTGGTTAATGACGGGCCGGTGACGTTCTGGCTGCAAGTGTAA
- the yihX gene encoding glucose-1-phosphatase → MLYIFDLGNVVIDIDFNRVLGVWSKLSSAPLATLKERFVMGETFEQHERGEITDEAFAERLCHEMGISLSFEQFSAGWQAIFVSLRPEVIDIMRRLRQEGHRVVILSNTNRLHCAHWPVLFPEVEQAADRLYLSQDIGLRKPEVAIYRHVLTQEGATADQAVFFDDNPANIAAAQALGIHSILVTDRQAVPDYFASLAVTSE, encoded by the coding sequence ATGCTTTATATCTTCGATTTGGGTAATGTCGTTATTGATATCGATTTCAACCGGGTGCTGGGCGTCTGGAGCAAGCTGAGCAGCGCGCCGCTGGCAACGCTGAAAGAGCGTTTTGTGATGGGCGAAACCTTTGAACAGCATGAGCGTGGCGAAATCACCGATGAAGCCTTTGCCGAACGGTTATGCCATGAAATGGGCATCTCTCTGAGTTTTGAACAGTTTTCCGCGGGATGGCAGGCCATTTTCGTCTCCTTGCGTCCTGAAGTCATCGATATCATGCGGCGGCTGCGTCAAGAAGGGCATCGGGTGGTGATCCTTTCCAACACCAACCGCCTGCATTGCGCGCATTGGCCGGTACTGTTTCCGGAGGTGGAACAGGCCGCCGATCGTCTTTATCTCTCTCAGGATATCGGTTTGCGTAAGCCTGAAGTGGCCATCTACCGCCATGTCCTGACGCAGGAAGGCGCGACGGCCGATCAAGCCGTCTTCTTTGATGATAATCCCGCGAATATCGCCGCGGCGCAGGCATTGGGCATCCACAGCATTTTGGTGACCGATCGTCAGGCGGTGCCGGATTATTTTGCCTCGCTGGCGGTGACCAGCGAGTAA